The genomic interval CAGGTGGCGAGCGAGACGGGATCGTAAGGCTATTTTCCAAGATCGGCTGGCGGCTACTGCCGTTCCTGATGCTGTGCTACGTCGTCGCCTTCCTGGACCGCATCAATATCGGCTTCGCGCAGCTCCAGATGAAGCAAACGCTGCCGTTCAGTGACGCTACCTATGGCCTCGGCGCCGGCATCTTCTTCGTCGGCTACATGATTTTCGAGGTCCCCAGCAATCTCCTGCTGGAGCGGATCGGCGTCCGCAAAACGATGCTGCGGATCATGTTTGCCTGGGGCATCGTGGCCGCGGCGATGGCGTTCGTCCAGACGCCCCTTCAATTCTACGTCGCGCGATTCCTGCTCGGCATCTTCGAGGCTGGATTCCTCCCCGGCGTCATTCTCTACCTGACGTATTGGTATCCCTCTGCGAAGCGGGGCCAGGTGATGGCAACGTTCATGTCCGCGACGGCGATTGCGCCGCTTCTGGCCGGCCCCCTCTGCGGAGCGACGTTAAAGTATCTCGACGGCTTCGAAGGGCTCCATGGTTGGCAATGGCTGTTCATTTCGCAGGGAGTGCCCGCATCCCTTCTGGGCATCGCCGCCTATTTCTACCTCCACGATAGACCTGAGGATGCGTTCTGGCTGACGGCGGAAGAGAAGTCCGCGCTGCGGATTCAACACGAGCAGGATCATCCAGACGTCGAGACCTCCTCGCATGGCGGATTCTGGCAGATGGCGAGGGATCCCAAGATCTATGGTTTGATCCTGGTCGACATTTTTCTGCTTGGCGCAACCTACACGATGGTGTTCTCGATTCCGTCGATGATCAAGAGCTGGGGCATATCGGATCTGTTTCATGTTGGGTTGCTGTCGACCTTGCCTCACCTCGCCGGCGTGATCGGCACGGTCCTGATCGGTCGGCATTCCGACCGGCATCGCGAACGACGGTGGCACTATGCGTCATGCGTTGCGGTGGCCGCCCTCGGGCTGCTGTTCATGCTCCTTGCGCAAGGCAACATCGTGTTTGCCGTGCTCGGCCTTACCATCGCCGGTGTCGGATTCGTCTCCGCCGCTCCGCTGTTCGTCACGACCTGTACCGAGTATCTGTCGAAGGCGAGCATTGCCGGCGGCGTCGCGTTTATCGCAGGTCTGGCTAATCTTGGACCGGTGGCGGCCCCACCGGTCACCGGCTTCATCACCGCGAGCACCGGCAGTCCGGTCTACAGCATGGTTCTGGTCATGATCCTTTACCTGCTGTCAGGCGCTACTTTGCTTCTCACCCTGCGCAGCGCTTCGCCACGCGGCCGGTGAATGGGTCCACGGCAGGACGGCCGGACAAGGAAAGGGCAACTTGATGATCATCGTCGTTGGATCCGTGGACGGGCGAAACGAAAGCTTCGATCGCCTCGTGAAGATCAGTCTTGAGCACGTGCACCGGTCTCGCGGGGAGGACGGCTGTATTGAGCACGTCGTACAGATCGATTGCGAAGATCCCCTCCGGTTGCGGTTTTTCGAGCGTTGGCGCGACGCGGCTGCTCTCAAGACGCATTTTGCACGATCCGAGTCCCGGGCGTTTGCGCAAGAAGTCGCCAAGCTGTGCACGAAGCCGCCGGTCATGGAAATCTATGAAGCCGAGGCAAAATCGTTCTAGAGCGTTTTCCAGCGAAGTGGAAATTGGTTCGCCACGAGAAAACGCGTCAGAGAGAGAACCTAGAGCTTGTTCCGATTCCACCGGAGCGGAAAGGGACCTAGGGGGTGTCGGTTTGCCCATCGCGTCCTTGAAGTGGATAGCTGAGACGGAAGGGGCCTGTTCTATCGAACGGCTTGAATTCTCCCTCTCGAAGCGCAAGCCGGTCCGCAATCGCCCACAGCACGGAGGGGTTGACCCCCAGGCCGATATGGCTGCCCAGCAGGATTTCGATGTTCTCCGATTGATGATTGGGTATCAGCGCGGAGCTTTTCCAGTTCACGATCCCATCGCTCTTGCTGTAGATCGCGGTCGTCGGAACGGGGAGATCGCCGGCAAGGGCCTCCAGATCGGACGGGGTGGCCGTTGCGGCTGACTCGCCCGCGACCTGCTTGTAGATCTCGCTCAGATTGGTCGAGCCGCCCCTTGCCCTCGCAAACGGACTGCCCAGCGTGATGACGCAGCGCACATCGTCGGGGTTTGCCAGCGCCGCGAGGCGTGCGTAGACGCCGCCAAGGCTCCATCCGATGACGCTTACTTTGCGATTGGTTGCTCGCCTGATCTCGGCGATCTGGAGTTGCACGGCCGAGACCATTTTCCCGACGCCACCCGTGTTGCGTCCGAGCCTCCAGGGATGCACATTGTAGCCCAGCGTCGCGAGGTAACGGCGAAGGGGCAGGGTCGAGAGGTCACCGGCCAGGAAACCAGGTATGACAAGCACCGGGTGGCCGTCGCCGCGCGGTGCTTGGAGCAACGCTGGCATCGTCATGAGCGTGGCCGTGAGTTCGGCGACCGCTCGGACCTCGGAGACAAGGAGGAAGAGTGGCGGCCTGCTGCCGCTAACTCCGCGGTCGGGATTGGTCGCACCGGTCGTCATGCCGTCTCCCTGACGCCAACACAGGCAGGCGCGCGGCCCGAGACGGGCGGCCCGTGAGCCACAGCGCCGGTATCGTCATGAGGTGTCTGCCGTCCGATCGTCTTTCGCTAGAGTGACATCTCGATCACGAATGTCGCGAAAGCGACAATTGCTTCTCTCTTTTTGCTCATGGGCTACGAATGAACAAGGCGGACCTGAAGGCTGTGCTGCGGAAGAACAAATGGTTCGCCGGCCTTCCGCCGTCTCTGGCCGACAGCATTCTGCACCTCGGCCGCGTTCGAACCGTCGAGGGTTCCCTGATCTATTCGGCAACGGATTGCCGGGACGGACTACTTGCTCTCGTGTCAGGACAGGTGCGTTTGACCAGCTTTTCCCGATCCGGAAATCCCTCCTTTCTTCTGATCACATCGCCTGGTTCTTGGATCGGCGTGACGTCTGCCCTTGACGGGCGTCCCTATGGCTACGACGCGTTCGCCATAGGCAAGACGGTTCTCTTCCACTTGAGCCAGGAGCGTTTTGAGGCGCTCGTCGGCGAGAGTAACGATAACTATTCGGCCTTCGTGCGTATGGTCTGCGATCACCTGCGCGTTTCGATTCAAAACCTGATCATTGTTCGCAATCGCCGCCCGCTTTGCCGGCTCGCGCAGGAGTTGTCGAGACTTGCCGAGCGCCACGGCCGCCAAACCAAGAAGGGATTGGTCATCGATCTGCGCTTGTCCCAGGAGGATCTGGCCGTGATGATCGGCGTCGGCCGCCAAACGATCAACCGCCTGCTCAAGAGTCTCGAGCAGGATGGAATTGCGACGGCAAAGTACACGTCTATAACAATTCACAAACTGGAGACTATTGAGCGTCTCAGCTTGAATGAGGCGGTAGACGGTTAAGCACGGATCAACCTTCAAAGGACAATGCGCTTCCCGGCGTTGAGCCCCGGTGCGCCCACCACCGCGAAAGCGTTGTTCTTCAATAGCTTCCGGAAATGTGGCCGAGTCCCAAACGGCTCTCGTGCGACTACGACGGCAATCCGCGTGGCCTTCGTTTCTTTGGCTGACCGGACCGATGTAGACCCCGCACTTCCTGCTGTTGAAAAAGCTCCCCGCAGACGTCACGCAACCATTGGCTTGCCCGGTCGTGATGGAAGCGGGCATGCCAATATTGCTTCACGGTAAAACCGGCGATTGGCAGGGGGCAATTGAGCACACGCAGTCCGTAATAATGAGCCAGCGTTTCGCCGATGTGCCTTGGAAGAGTGGCGATCAGGTCAGTCGTCCCGACGATTGCGGGTAATCCCAAAAAGCCCGGTAGCTCAAGTGCGATGTCAAGCACCATCCGCTGCTCCTGGAGCGCGTCCGCGAGCAATTGATGTCCGGTACCGGAGCGAATGAGGACGTGCGCCTCCCGCCTGAAATCCTTTGCGTTGATGCGGTCGCGGATCCGGGCATGGTTTGCGTTCGCCAGGCAGACCCAATCCTGCGGAAACAGCGCCTGCTGGAAGTGTCCCGCGTCGAGATCGGAGATGTAGCCGAGCGCCAGATCGGCCTCGCCAGACTGCAGCATTCGCGGAGTATCGCCGCCGATCTGTGCCGCCTGAATGCGGATGCCCGGAGCAACACGACGAACGTGGGCGAGGATGGCCGGTAGGAGCGTGATGTGGCTCGCGTCCGTCATGCAAATAGTGAAGCGGCGCTTGGCAGTCGCCGGATCAAACTCGGAGCGAAGCTCCGCCAGACGACGCAGCATCTCCAACGCTTGTCTGGCCGCGCCGATGAGAGCCTCGGCGCGCGGCGTCGGCAGCATTCCCTGTGCTGAGCGGATGAAGAGTGGATCGTCCAGTTCCTTTCGCAGGCGTGCCAGCCAGATCGAAATGGTCGGCTGACTCTGGCCGAGCTTCTCGGCCGCCTTGGTGACGCTGCCCGTGGTGAACAATGCGTCGAAGAGCCTGAGCAGGCGCGGCTCCAGCAGTTTCGTCTCGGTGTGGTCTTGGGCGTTCATTGCAAATCACAATAACGGCTATAAGGTTCATAGCATATCGTAATGTCGAGCAGCCTGCTACCACGCGACCAACGCCGGGAAAGGCGCTGGGAGAAGCGTTCGGATGAGGATCTGCTTTATCGGAGCGGGGGCCTTAGGCTCGACCATCGGCGGCACGCTGGCGCGCGGGGGAGCCCAGGTCTGGCTGATTGATCCGTTCCAGGCCCATGTTGACGCAATCAACGCCGCCGGGCTTCGCATGCTCGAAGGTAGCGCCGAAACTGTCGTGAAGGTCACCGCCTGCACGTCCGCGGCCCAAGTCGGCGTCGAGGCTGACCTCGTCATCGTCCTCGTCAAATCCTACCACACGCGTGAGGCCATCCGGGCGGCAGCGCCGATCATCGGATCGCATACGGTCGTGATGTCGCTTCAAAATGGTCTTGGCCATGAGGACATCCTGTCGGAGGAAGTTGGTCGTGACCGCGTCATGGCGGGCAAGACCTACGTCGGCGGCGTGCTTCTTGGCCCCGGTCATGTTCGCTCCGGGGTCGTCGGCAAGGAAACCATCATCGGCGAGCTCGATGGACGCTTAACGGAACGCGCCCAGCGCATCTCCGAGACTTTCAACCGCGCCGGGATCCTCACGCTGCTCAGCGACAACATCCTAGGTACGATGTGGGACAAGCTCTTTATCAACGTTGCCGGTGGCGGCGTTACCGCCATTACCGGCCTGACTTATGGTGGCCTCTATTCGCTCCCCATCCTGGAGGAGTGCGCGCTGGCCGCGATTTCAGAGGGCATCGCCGTCGCGAGAGCTGCCGGCGTGAAGATCTCGATTGCCGATCCGCGCCGTGCATGGACGATGGCGTCCGCTGGACTCCCTCCCGAATTCAAGACGTCGATGTTGCAGAGCTTGCAGTCCGGCAGCCTGACAGAGGTCGATTACATCCACGGCTCCGTCGTGCGTTGGGGCGCCAAGCTCAGCGTGCCGACCCCCGTCAACTCGACCCTCGTCGCGCTGGTCAAAGGGCTCGAATACGCCCGCAGCGACTATCCGGGAAAGGCCTGAGGCGATGTCGTTGCCCCGCGCCTATGTCGAACACGTCGCGATCCGTGTGCCGGACGTTGATCGTCACGTCGACTTCTTTCGTGAGGTGCTCGGTCTTGCCATTCGCGACGAGCAACCTGCCGATGGCCCGCGGCCGCGCCAGGTGTGGGTGCTCGGAAGCGTGCAACTCATCGAGGACCCGAACTTCGTCGGACCGGAGGGGCGTCTCGCCCATCTCGGCATCATGGTCGACGATTACGAAGGCGTGCTCGCCCGAGCCGCCGCCTGGGGCGCCAAGGCGCTGCCTGCGGGGCCGAACTGGCTCGAGCTGCCGGGCGGGCTGAACGTCGAAATCTTGCAAGCGAGCGCAGGCGCCGTGGAAGCGGCGCTGGCGATCAATCCACGGGCCTAAGGACGACGCGACATGATCGACGAGCGCTACTGGGACGATGCCAAGGTCGGTGACGAATGCGTCACCCCCGCAGTGACGGTCACCGAAGCGATGGTGAATGCCTATGCCGAACTGACGGGTGATTTTACGCCGGTCCACGTCGACGAGGAATACGCCAGGACCACTCCCTTCGGCACGCGTGTCGCGCACGGGTTGTTTGGTCTGTCGTTGGCCGACGGCTTGAAGACCCGTGCCGACTACCGCTTCCTTCCGGGAATGTCGCTGGGCTGGACCTGGGATTTCAAGTTGCCGATCAAGCTCGGCGACACCGTGCATGTGAAGTTTCGTGTCGGCTCGATGCGCTCCACGAAACGGGAAGGGTGGGGCATCGTGGTGCTGCCCTCGGAGCTGATCAATCAACGCGGTGAAGTGGTGCAGCTCGGTGAGCACCGGCTGATGATTCCAATGCGCCCAAAGAGCAGTGCCGCAGGAGAGCACGCATGACCGCGCAGGATCTGCCGCTCAACGGCGTTCGCGTCATCGACTACAGCCATTTCCTGGCAGGCCCGTTCATGGGCCGCTGCCTCGCGGCGATGGGCGCGGACGTCATCAAGGTGGAGCGTCCGAAGCAAGGCGATGCGGGCCGCGCCCACGGCTATTTCAAGGACGGCCAATCCGGCTATTTCCTGCAGCAGAACATGGGCAAGCTGGGCCTGTGCATCGATCTGCGCGACGAACGTGGTCTCGACATGATGATGAAGCTGGTCGACACGGCCGATGTCTTCATCGAGAACTATCGCCCCGGCGCACTCGAGCGACTCGGGCTCGGTTACAAGGCGCTGTCGGCGCGCAATCCCAAACTGATCTACTGTTCGGTCTCTGCCTATGGCCACACCGGTCCCTATGCTGACCGTCCGGGTTTTGGCCTGATCGCAGAGGCGATGTCGGGCGCCTTGGCACAGTTGGGCACTCCCGGCGAAGCGCCGCCGCTGCTGCGCATGCCACTGGCCGACATGTATACCGGCATTCATGGCGTTGCGGCCATCAATGCGGCTCTCGTTGGCCGCGGATCGTCCGGGCGCGGTCAGCACATCGATCTGGCGCTGTACGACTGCATGGTCTCGATGCACGACTATGCGGTTCAGCGTTACTTCCTCTCCGGCGGTGCCGACCTGCCGAAGCAGACCGGCAGCGGACAGCCGGACTCGACCGTTTACGGGGTTTTTCCAGCCAAGGACGGCAATCTTGTCATCGCTGCGCAAGTCGATGATGCGTGGCGGCGATTGGCGACGCTGATTGGGGGAAGCAGCTTGTCATCCGACGAACGCTTCACCACGCCTGCGGCGCGGAACGCCCATTATGCCGAAGCCATGGAGATCGTGCGCAACTGGACGCTGTCGCAGCCGTCCCGGAATGCTTGTCTTGCCGCGCTCGATGAAGCAGGTGTGCCGTCCGCTCCCGTGCAAACCATCGAAGAGGTCGTGAAGGATCCGCAGATCCATGCGCGCGGCATGCTGGTCGAGCAGGAGCATCCTGTGCTCGGCAAAGTGACGTTGCCGAACCTGCCTTTCCGCTTCTCCAACTGCGACACCACGGTGCGTACTCCGGCGCCACTGCTCGGCCAGGACAATCGCCGCATTGCAGAGTCGCTGGGACTGTCTGCTGAGGCCGTCGATGCGATGGTGCGAGACGGCGTGCTGTACAACGAAGCCGCAGTGCAGGAGTAAGCCATGAGCGATCGTTATGCGGTGATTGGCAATCCGATCGGCTTCAGCAAATCACCGCTCATCCATGGCACTTTCGCCAAGATGACGGGACAGGACCTTGTCTATGAGGCGATCGAGGGACCACTCCATGGTTTCAACGAACGGGTTGATCAATTCCGGACAGAGGGCGCCAAGGGGCTGAACATCACCGCCCCGTTCAAGCTCGATGCCTTCGCCTACGCAAACGAGCTTTCCGAGAGCGCCGACCGGGCAGGCGCCGCTAACTGCCTGAAGTTCGACGGCGATCGGATCATTGCCGAGAATTTCGACGGGATTGGCCTCGTGCGTGACATCACTGTTAATCTCGGCGTGAAAATGGCGGGCCGGCGCGTTCTGATGCTCGGGGCTGGCGGGGCTGCACGTGGCGCGCTGCTGCCGTTCCTGCGCCAGGAGCCTTCCGAGCTGGTTCTCGTCAATCGAACGCTGTCGAAGGCGGTCGCATTGGCGGAAGAGTTTGCCGGCTGCGGCCCCCTGATCGTCAGCGGCTACGCCGAGCTGGCCGATCTTGCCGAAGGCTATGACGTCGTCGTCAACGCGACGTCGGCCAGCCTGCGCGGTGAGAGGCCGCCGCTTCCGGGCAATGTCTTCCGTGGTGCGGAGCTGGCGTACGAACTCGCCTACGGCAAAGGGCTGACCCCCTTTCTGCGAGCGGCCCGCGCCGAAGGCGCGGCCAAGCTTGCCGAT from Bradyrhizobium arachidis carries:
- a CDS encoding MFS transporter, which produces MSTETTNVLVAAPGGERDGIVRLFSKIGWRLLPFLMLCYVVAFLDRINIGFAQLQMKQTLPFSDATYGLGAGIFFVGYMIFEVPSNLLLERIGVRKTMLRIMFAWGIVAAAMAFVQTPLQFYVARFLLGIFEAGFLPGVILYLTYWYPSAKRGQVMATFMSATAIAPLLAGPLCGATLKYLDGFEGLHGWQWLFISQGVPASLLGIAAYFYLHDRPEDAFWLTAEEKSALRIQHEQDHPDVETSSHGGFWQMARDPKIYGLILVDIFLLGATYTMVFSIPSMIKSWGISDLFHVGLLSTLPHLAGVIGTVLIGRHSDRHRERRWHYASCVAVAALGLLFMLLAQGNIVFAVLGLTIAGVGFVSAAPLFVTTCTEYLSKASIAGGVAFIAGLANLGPVAAPPVTGFITASTGSPVYSMVLVMILYLLSGATLLLTLRSASPRGR
- a CDS encoding putative quinol monooxygenase; its protein translation is MIIVVGSVDGRNESFDRLVKISLEHVHRSRGEDGCIEHVVQIDCEDPLRLRFFERWRDAAALKTHFARSESRAFAQEVAKLCTKPPVMEIYEAEAKSF
- a CDS encoding triacylglycerol lipase, producing the protein MTTGATNPDRGVSGSRPPLFLLVSEVRAVAELTATLMTMPALLQAPRGDGHPVLVIPGFLAGDLSTLPLRRYLATLGYNVHPWRLGRNTGGVGKMVSAVQLQIAEIRRATNRKVSVIGWSLGGVYARLAALANPDDVRCVITLGSPFARARGGSTNLSEIYKQVAGESAATATPSDLEALAGDLPVPTTAIYSKSDGIVNWKSSALIPNHQSENIEILLGSHIGLGVNPSVLWAIADRLALREGEFKPFDRTGPFRLSYPLQGRDGQTDTP
- a CDS encoding Crp/Fnr family transcriptional regulator yields the protein MNKADLKAVLRKNKWFAGLPPSLADSILHLGRVRTVEGSLIYSATDCRDGLLALVSGQVRLTSFSRSGNPSFLLITSPGSWIGVTSALDGRPYGYDAFAIGKTVLFHLSQERFEALVGESNDNYSAFVRMVCDHLRVSIQNLIIVRNRRPLCRLAQELSRLAERHGRQTKKGLVIDLRLSQEDLAVMIGVGRQTINRLLKSLEQDGIATAKYTSITIHKLETIERLSLNEAVDG
- a CDS encoding LysR family transcriptional regulator; its protein translation is MNAQDHTETKLLEPRLLRLFDALFTTGSVTKAAEKLGQSQPTISIWLARLRKELDDPLFIRSAQGMLPTPRAEALIGAARQALEMLRRLAELRSEFDPATAKRRFTICMTDASHITLLPAILAHVRRVAPGIRIQAAQIGGDTPRMLQSGEADLALGYISDLDAGHFQQALFPQDWVCLANANHARIRDRINAKDFRREAHVLIRSGTGHQLLADALQEQRMVLDIALELPGFLGLPAIVGTTDLIATLPRHIGETLAHYYGLRVLNCPLPIAGFTVKQYWHARFHHDRASQWLRDVCGELFQQQEVRGLHRSGQPKKRRPRGLPS
- a CDS encoding ketopantoate reductase family protein, with product MRICFIGAGALGSTIGGTLARGGAQVWLIDPFQAHVDAINAAGLRMLEGSAETVVKVTACTSAAQVGVEADLVIVLVKSYHTREAIRAAAPIIGSHTVVMSLQNGLGHEDILSEEVGRDRVMAGKTYVGGVLLGPGHVRSGVVGKETIIGELDGRLTERAQRISETFNRAGILTLLSDNILGTMWDKLFINVAGGGVTAITGLTYGGLYSLPILEECALAAISEGIAVARAAGVKISIADPRRAWTMASAGLPPEFKTSMLQSLQSGSLTEVDYIHGSVVRWGAKLSVPTPVNSTLVALVKGLEYARSDYPGKA
- a CDS encoding VOC family protein; translated protein: MSLPRAYVEHVAIRVPDVDRHVDFFREVLGLAIRDEQPADGPRPRQVWVLGSVQLIEDPNFVGPEGRLAHLGIMVDDYEGVLARAAAWGAKALPAGPNWLELPGGLNVEILQASAGAVEAALAINPRA
- a CDS encoding MaoC/PaaZ C-terminal domain-containing protein, with translation MIDERYWDDAKVGDECVTPAVTVTEAMVNAYAELTGDFTPVHVDEEYARTTPFGTRVAHGLFGLSLADGLKTRADYRFLPGMSLGWTWDFKLPIKLGDTVHVKFRVGSMRSTKREGWGIVVLPSELINQRGEVVQLGEHRLMIPMRPKSSAAGEHA
- a CDS encoding CaiB/BaiF CoA-transferase family protein; translated protein: MTAQDLPLNGVRVIDYSHFLAGPFMGRCLAAMGADVIKVERPKQGDAGRAHGYFKDGQSGYFLQQNMGKLGLCIDLRDERGLDMMMKLVDTADVFIENYRPGALERLGLGYKALSARNPKLIYCSVSAYGHTGPYADRPGFGLIAEAMSGALAQLGTPGEAPPLLRMPLADMYTGIHGVAAINAALVGRGSSGRGQHIDLALYDCMVSMHDYAVQRYFLSGGADLPKQTGSGQPDSTVYGVFPAKDGNLVIAAQVDDAWRRLATLIGGSSLSSDERFTTPAARNAHYAEAMEIVRNWTLSQPSRNACLAALDEAGVPSAPVQTIEEVVKDPQIHARGMLVEQEHPVLGKVTLPNLPFRFSNCDTTVRTPAPLLGQDNRRIAESLGLSAEAVDAMVRDGVLYNEAAVQE
- the aroE gene encoding shikimate dehydrogenase; the encoded protein is MSDRYAVIGNPIGFSKSPLIHGTFAKMTGQDLVYEAIEGPLHGFNERVDQFRTEGAKGLNITAPFKLDAFAYANELSESADRAGAANCLKFDGDRIIAENFDGIGLVRDITVNLGVKMAGRRVLMLGAGGAARGALLPFLRQEPSELVLVNRTLSKAVALAEEFAGCGPLIVSGYAELADLAEGYDVVVNATSASLRGERPPLPGNVFRGAELAYELAYGKGLTPFLRAARAEGAAKLADGVGMLVEQAAEAFAWWRGVRPSTAQVIAELTVPLS